From Variimorphobacter saccharofermentans, one genomic window encodes:
- a CDS encoding MATE family efflux transporter — protein sequence MFKNQEHSNRITEGVIWQQLLIFFFPMLFGTFFQQLYNTADAVVVGRFVSKEALSAVGGTTGTLINLFVGFFVGVSTGATVIISQYYGGNDKKEVSKAVHTAIALAITGGAVIMVVGIVGAPIALHWMGTPDNILPHSLTYIRIYFGGMIANLLYNMGSGILRAIGDSKRPLYFLIVSCFVNIILDVVFVVVFHQGVNGVAVATVVSQICSAILVCITLIKTNDIYKLSIKNIRFHGDMLKRIIRVGLPAGLQSLMYSSSNVIIQSNMNQFGTDTIAAWTAYGKIDGIFWMTMNSFGISVTTFSGQNYGAGKYDRVKKGMRQCLLIAMVVAICLSSVLYFGGAYVYRLFTDEVEVIEIGLVILRFLAPTFITYVSIEILSGTLRGMGSTFIPMIITCLGICLLRMIWVFIAVPVWPDMKAVIFSYPLTWVTTSILFILYYRHYVKRHGI from the coding sequence ATGTTTAAGAACCAGGAGCACAGTAACCGGATTACAGAAGGCGTTATATGGCAGCAGCTATTGATTTTCTTCTTTCCGATGTTATTCGGAACCTTTTTTCAACAATTATATAACACAGCGGACGCAGTTGTTGTAGGTAGATTTGTAAGCAAAGAAGCTTTATCAGCGGTAGGAGGTACAACCGGAACACTGATTAACTTATTTGTAGGCTTTTTTGTTGGAGTTTCTACTGGTGCAACGGTTATCATATCTCAATACTATGGTGGAAATGATAAAAAAGAGGTAAGTAAAGCAGTACATACCGCAATTGCATTAGCGATAACAGGAGGAGCTGTTATTATGGTGGTAGGAATTGTCGGAGCACCCATTGCATTACACTGGATGGGAACTCCAGATAATATCCTGCCACATTCGTTAACTTATATTCGTATTTATTTTGGCGGAATGATCGCGAATTTATTATACAATATGGGCTCAGGAATTCTTCGTGCGATTGGAGATTCGAAACGTCCATTATATTTTCTGATTGTTAGTTGTTTTGTTAATATCATACTGGATGTTGTTTTTGTTGTAGTTTTTCATCAGGGAGTCAATGGAGTTGCTGTAGCGACGGTAGTATCCCAGATCTGCAGTGCAATATTAGTCTGTATTACTCTGATCAAGACGAACGATATCTATAAGTTAAGTATTAAGAATATACGGTTTCATGGGGATATGCTAAAGAGGATAATTCGGGTTGGATTACCGGCTGGTCTGCAATCCTTAATGTATAGTTCGTCCAATGTAATAATTCAGTCCAATATGAATCAATTTGGCACCGACACCATCGCTGCTTGGACTGCTTATGGCAAAATAGACGGAATCTTCTGGATGACCATGAATTCATTTGGTATCTCTGTAACTACATTTTCAGGACAGAACTATGGAGCAGGTAAGTATGACCGGGTTAAGAAAGGAATGAGGCAATGCCTCCTCATAGCAATGGTGGTTGCTATTTGCCTAAGTTCGGTTCTGTATTTTGGAGGAGCTTATGTATATCGGTTATTTACGGATGAGGTAGAAGTGATAGAAATAGGTCTTGTGATACTTCGGTTTCTGGCACCAACCTTTATTACCTATGTATCAATTGAGATACTCTCCGGTACGTTAAGAGGCATGGGAAGTACTTTTATACCAATGATTATTACCTGTCTAGGTATATGCTTACTACGAATGATATGGGTATTTATTGCGGTACCGGTTTGGCCGGATATGAAGGCGGTTATTTTCAGCTACCCATTAACCTGGGTTACCACCTCCATTCTATTTATCCTGTATTATCGACATTATGTGAAGAGACATGGTATCTAG
- a CDS encoding ABC transporter permease — MITFKRVWAIFIKQWKDTIKNKAIFIQFVIFPIIALILTETIAKGNSEIPRTYFVVLFATMYAGMVPNVIMASIITEEKEQNTLRVLIMSNVKPLEYLLGVGSYTFLICSLGAVFFGVVGGYRGAELTAFVGILIIGILSSLILGSTIGILMKNQMSANSVVLPIAMVTAFLPMIAMFNKTFAKFSRFLYTQQINYLVNDLSKSNFTMERFLIIGVNIIAFLAIFLFAYRKGTFSE; from the coding sequence ATGATAACTTTTAAAAGAGTTTGGGCTATATTTATCAAACAGTGGAAGGATACCATTAAAAATAAAGCGATTTTCATTCAGTTTGTTATTTTTCCAATTATTGCGTTGATCCTTACGGAAACAATAGCAAAAGGCAATAGTGAGATACCCCGAACCTATTTTGTGGTTCTATTTGCAACTATGTATGCAGGAATGGTTCCCAATGTGATTATGGCGAGCATTATCACAGAAGAGAAGGAACAGAATACACTGCGTGTTCTTATAATGTCCAATGTAAAGCCGCTCGAATATCTCCTTGGAGTGGGAAGCTATACCTTTCTCATTTGCTCCTTAGGAGCAGTATTCTTTGGTGTAGTCGGAGGATATCGAGGTGCTGAGCTGACAGCCTTTGTCGGCATCCTCATCATCGGAATACTTTCTTCCCTAATCCTGGGCAGTACAATAGGCATTCTGATGAAAAATCAAATGAGTGCGAACAGTGTTGTGCTACCAATCGCTATGGTTACGGCTTTCTTACCGATGATTGCTATGTTCAATAAAACCTTTGCGAAGTTTTCCAGGTTCTTGTATACACAACAGATCAATTATCTGGTTAATGATCTGAGTAAGAGTAATTTTACTATGGAGCGTTTCCTGATTATAGGTGTAAATATCATTGCGTTTTTAGCCATATTCCTATTTGCATATCGAAAAGGGACTTTCTCTGAATAA
- a CDS encoding ABC transporter ATP-binding protein produces MNNCYQIIRKRGIRNKDKYNKERGEINTMEAIITLNNIEKSFGEKQVLKKLNLSVSKGEIFGLLGPSGAGKTTIIKILTGQIKPTSGEATILGTNTRYINDKVYAKIGMVLDNSGLYSRLSCYDNLLMFSSIYGIDKKKIKEVLKKVELSEAIRKPVSKLSKGMVQRLVLARAIMHKPELLFLDEPTSGIDPATCLKIHQLLLELKESGTTIFLTTHNMEEASKLCDHIALLNEGEVVEYGEPDALCRKYNEDKKITILLKNGQLVTLQNGAASSKQIYEYFASEEVESIHSSEPNLETVFIALTGKELS; encoded by the coding sequence ATGAACAACTGTTATCAGATTATAAGAAAAAGAGGAATTCGGAATAAAGACAAGTATAATAAGGAGAGAGGCGAGATTAATACAATGGAAGCCATTATAACATTGAATAATATTGAGAAATCCTTTGGAGAAAAACAGGTATTAAAGAAACTTAATCTATCAGTATCCAAGGGTGAAATATTTGGCCTGCTGGGTCCATCCGGTGCCGGCAAGACTACCATCATTAAAATTCTAACCGGACAAATAAAGCCCACCTCAGGGGAAGCCACGATATTAGGAACAAACACCAGGTATATCAATGATAAGGTATACGCTAAGATAGGTATGGTATTGGATAACAGCGGATTGTATTCCAGACTTAGCTGTTATGATAATTTACTCATGTTTTCCAGTATTTATGGCATCGATAAGAAGAAAATAAAAGAGGTTCTGAAAAAGGTGGAATTATCGGAAGCCATTAGAAAACCGGTAAGTAAGCTCTCAAAGGGTATGGTACAGAGACTGGTGCTGGCAAGGGCAATCATGCACAAACCGGAATTGCTGTTCCTGGATGAGCCGACAAGCGGTATCGACCCTGCAACCTGTTTGAAGATACATCAGCTTTTATTGGAGCTAAAAGAAAGTGGTACCACGATCTTTCTTACAACCCATAACATGGAGGAGGCGTCGAAGCTGTGTGACCATATCGCACTGTTAAACGAAGGAGAAGTAGTAGAATACGGAGAACCAGACGCTCTATGCAGAAAGTATAATGAAGATAAGAAAATTACTATCCTATTGAAGAACGGTCAGCTGGTTACGTTACAAAATGGTGCTGCTTCTTCAAAGCAGATTTATGAGTATTTTGCTTCAGAGGAAGTGGAATCCATTCATTCCTCAGAGCCGAATCTGGAAACCGTATTTATTGCATTAACCGGGAAGGAGCTGTCTTAA
- a CDS encoding LytTR family DNA-binding domain-containing protein, whose amino-acid sequence MRIQINENSNMEDTEIIINCKRMNQDISKIIAMLRVLDLKLTGMKDGQTYILDASKILYIDTVDKKTFFYTEKDVFETPLKLYELEEQLEEHDFFRAGKSCIINFNQIRALKADLDGRILVTMNNNEKLYVSRQYAGIIKSKLGVK is encoded by the coding sequence GTGAGAATTCAAATCAATGAGAATAGCAATATGGAGGATACCGAGATCATTATTAATTGTAAGCGTATGAATCAAGACATATCAAAAATAATAGCGATGCTTCGGGTCCTTGATTTAAAGCTGACCGGTATGAAGGATGGACAGACCTATATTTTGGATGCATCAAAGATATTGTATATTGATACGGTAGATAAAAAGACCTTTTTCTATACGGAGAAGGATGTATTTGAAACCCCACTTAAGCTTTATGAACTGGAGGAGCAACTGGAGGAACACGATTTCTTTCGCGCAGGGAAGTCATGTATTATTAATTTTAATCAGATCAGAGCTTTGAAAGCCGATCTTGATGGAAGAATTCTGGTAACGATGAATAACAATGAGAAGCTTTATGTATCCCGACAATACGCAGGGATTATTAAAAGTAAACTGGGGGTGAAATAG
- a CDS encoding CD3324 family protein, giving the protein MNYKKGIEVLPARLLKEVQEYVEGSLVYIPKKSRKAGWGDVSGARTLIDMRNKKVKELFQRGVTVAELSEKFHLSEETIRKIIYRKK; this is encoded by the coding sequence TTGAATTACAAGAAAGGCATAGAAGTATTGCCGGCCCGCCTACTGAAGGAAGTTCAAGAGTATGTAGAGGGAAGTCTTGTCTATATTCCGAAGAAGAGTAGAAAAGCCGGCTGGGGTGACGTTAGCGGAGCCCGAACACTAATTGATATGCGAAATAAAAAGGTGAAAGAGCTCTTTCAACGGGGAGTTACGGTCGCCGAATTATCCGAGAAATTTCATCTGAGTGAAGAGACCATACGAAAGATCATTTATAGGAAAAAATGA